The Lagopus muta isolate bLagMut1 chromosome 6, bLagMut1 primary, whole genome shotgun sequence sequence aatgtgaagttCATTCTGTTATTTTGTCTCTAATGTTTGGCATTAGAAGATTGGAAACTTAAATGTGTATAATGCTTTGAGATCTGTATGTATTTTAAGAATTGCTTTGCAAcatgtctaaaaaaaaaaaaaggccatttGAAAATAGGCTGATATGAATTGTATCCTTCCGTACATCAGTACATACTAAAGGGTAAACATGCTTTTTGTGCTCCTTTTGCAGACTGTACAAGATGGCAGACAGTTTATGAAGTACATTGATCCACACTTAGGTGTTCCTTTGCCAGAAAGAGACTATGGTGGCAACTGCCTTATTTATGATCCTGGCAACGAAAGTGATCCATTTCACAACATCTGGGTAAGAAACAAATAAGTATTTGATAGCGAGTCtgagctttttttatttttggggtaaaaCGTTTAACTGAACACTTGAAAGTCACGAGTCTTTTTGAGTGCTGAATCAGAAAACAGGTCATGACTGACTAACTTCCTTCTTGGCCTTTCTTGGCAAGCAAATGGAGATGTCTCTTTGTATTCTAATTACGTTGCCTGAGGAAGGGGTAGACTTTAACAATCCTTATTTCTCAGCTTATTGATGGAAATGCCTTGCCACTATGAGTCTGGACTTAATTTTGTGCATAAGGAACTACCTGCTTCCTTGAGGCACAGAGTTCAAAAGTTGCATGTTACGAAGCAGCCCATGAGTTGCACTTTTCTGAATACCACAAAGTGTCAGGAGGTTAATGTTTTTTGCAGGCAACTATAGGAGACTATAAATTCAAGGGCAAAGAAATTGTGATGACTCTCAACTCCATGACTGTGTGAAATCTGTAGTGTTTGTTAGCAATGAGCATTACTAAATCCTTTGGGTCTGCCATACAAGTCTTCAGTGCATCAGGAAGTGCAATAACTGAGAGCCATAGTAGTTGTCTTCCTCTAGTGTTACACCAGCTGTGGATGGAGGAGAGGCACTTGTTGCCCATGGATTTTTGTGGGCAGGTTTGGTAAGATTTAAGAAGCTCTCCTGCACACAAGATGAGAGTATGGTGAAGAAATGTATGTTCTCACTTCATTATATCTAATTTGAGcaccttcttcttccttccccttgGAAAGCAAGGAACATGACATTTTGCAATAAGAGGGTAGTTTCTATCTTATCAATAGTCTTAATTCCAGTTTCTGCCCTTCAAGCTTCCTGACTTTGCTTTAAAGATAACTTATATGCTCACTGTACTTAAGAACAGAGAAACtcataataaaatgcatttgtgagGAACATccaaggtttgttttttttttttttttcctggaaaaaagtAAGATTCAGTAGTGTATAATTGTACTGCTAAGTGATGTTCacacttgtttgttttaggaCAAACTGGATGGATTTGTTCCTGCTCACTTTTTTGGCTGGTACCTGAAGGTAAGAATGAGTCTTCTATTACATTTCTGTTACAGTGCTCATCTTCCTTTTAAAGCATGGCTGCTTCTCTTCTAGTGATACCTGTCTTCATGATCAATTCTATCAGGCAGTCATCTGTGAACTAGACTAAGTGTTCATATTACATGAAAGACTCTTAGGTCATCTTATTTGTTTCCAAACTAATGTTACGTTGACAAGCTCTTTCCTTCACCATAACTCATTTTGAGGTGAAATCAATAGAAGTCAAATCCTTTACTTCTGTAGCAAGATAAACTCCTGAATGACCTTTGAATATAGAATATGGGGATGAAGACTGTTCAGAAAAGGGAGTGAAAATTGATTGCTATGTAAGCATAGTTGATGCAAGCATAATGATAAATACATTAGTACCATTCCAAGGTAGGATTTTCCCTGTTGTGTCTAAATCAGGAGTTTAAATCATTATATGGGTACTTTTAGTTCTTGTTACTTGTTTATGTCAACTGTCAAAGAAATTCCAGTTGGCAAACATATTCACTACATCTTTTACTAAGTGCTTTGGTCTAAAtattagctttgtttttttaacctgagCAAGCTTACTCTAGCTAACCTTACTCTCTCTGCAGactttgtttatttgcttgtttgttttccttgtttgttttctgttttgtgactTTATAAGatcaacagaaataataaactGAAAAGGCTCAGGCCAGCTTAAAAATAAGCTGcaactgctgttttgtttctccccTTGAGAAGTGCAGATGTGTTGCTCtgtatgtgctttttttcctccataacCAAAAAGTGTAGTGCTAGACATGGGGAGAGCTTGGCTTTAGATCAACGTATTGGTGTTTGTAAGACAAATGTCTTACTCTCGTTTAGTGTACAGTATCTTCATCTCAGATAATTACATTAGAAGCATAAATatcaaaataacatttcagaatgtatttgtttttaaagttgtgTCATACTGAGAACTAATGTCTAAGTAGGCAGTGCATGGTAAAAAGCTGTAAGGGAGTAGTAGCACACTCCTGAGGAGCTAGTCAGGGAGAGAATTCAAGGTGCCAGTCTGCTCATTATCTGTCTTGATCTGGAAGAATCCTAGCTTTGATTAAGGAGACTTGGGAGgacatttctgcagaaatgctcAAGCTGATAACTGTCAACCTGCAGTCTGATTTCAGTTGCTCAGCATGTACCACCAGGTGCTTGTTTCTGTGTTACTAAACCAGAGGGAAACTGGCAGCTATGTGTCTTATCTGAtggttaacttttttttctataaaaagcTGGAAGCTTGGTGTGTTGTCTTTGTAGAAATGAATGTGTGGTTTTATATTGTCCttctctgtggttttgttttgcccTGTTTTCAGTACTGGAGTCTTACACTGTATCTCCAAGCACCTGAATAGCAATAGTGAAAATGGATATGCCTCGTTTATCAGAAATTGCTGTGGGCCTCATCTGCTTTTGCATTGTTCAgattgtgtttttgtgtttatcCTGTTTTGACAGTAGGCCAAGATGATGCATACATTTTAggactgctgctctgctgaatcTTAAGTTTGATTGTGGGACAGGTTGCTCTTCCTTGCTCAATCTAATGCACTGGTTGCTACAAAGCAACCTCAAGTGTCCTGGCACAATCAGTGCTGAGGTGTAGTGCAGATGACTCCTTTATAGTTCGCATTAAGCAGGCTTTGATAAGCTTTTATTTGGATCAGCAGAATGGTACTACTGTGGTGGTCAAGCACCTACTAATTTAATTTACTTAATGTAATTTCCTTCCCAATAAATTCCATCTGCCTGCCTTTATTCTTTCATGCAATGGTTTTAATATAATCTATGGTTGTCAGAATCTTTCCCCTCTGTTCAGAGGCCTCTAAAAATTAGGCTTTACTACATCATCACAGCATGAAAATACGATTTTCATGAACTTCCTGATCCTTTTCTGCTTACTAGAGACAAGGTATTCAACTGCAGAAGTAACTGGTAAGCAAATGCAATGTGTCCACTGTTCACTCACTGAACACTCCGTGTTCAGAGTTCAGAATTCTCGTATTCCTTAGATGactagttttaaaataatttggcCATGTCCTTTGGCAAAGCTGTTTCTCTATACTATATGGAGTTTTTGATTTCTAAAGGGTGTTAGTGGTAAATGGTGTGTGGTACTGCTCTGTCCAGTGTGGAAGCATtcatttttgtaattgttttcaGTATGTTGTGCAACTATTGTGGAtcttttgaaagatttttctcccttttataGACACTGATGATTCGAGACTGGTGGATGTGCATGATCATCAGTGTAATGTTTGAATTTCTGGAGTACAGTCTGGAACACCAGCTTCCAAACTTCagtgaatgttggtgggatcACGTATGTACTGCAtaaatcatgattttttttttaaactgaggtatatattttaaagggaGGGAGCAGGAAGTGGTGAAAATTATATTGTATTCATCACCAAAAACATTTGTATAAACACTGCAGCTTAGGGGCTTTGACTGTTCTCCATGTTGAACTTGTAATTTTGCAAGATTTCAGACTTCTACATGGAATGGTAAAGTTACTCTTTGTGGTTtagtatttgttttgctttactcCATACCAGCTAGAGACTCtaagacaaatattttcaaatatttgatgATGGTACAAACCATAAAGTTGGAAATTAAGGGAAAGATAAAGCTTGGTGTTTATAGTTTcaggtaattatttttcttgtctgttaaGGAAACAGGCTCTGTTCAGCTTATATccagctcttccttctctgtaaaCCTGTCTTTACTGTGTTCTCTAAGCAGTAAGTTACAGTGTTTAGAAGTCTTTGTATAGTGTGtaaaaaaagctttggaaacACTAAGGTTTGACCTTCCTGAAAAGCTGCATGGTTGCTGCACTTCGGAGTCCAGAATGGTTCATGTCATTAAAACAGTGCTTGTGAGTATTTTTGAAGCTAGAGGGACTACTGTGATCTTGTTTCCCTGTGGAAGGAACAAGCTCTATTGCTTAAAtgacacagatttttttttccattatttttttcttattaaggCTCATGTGAAATGTAAATTGGTTACTGAAGCAATCAAAATTCCTGCATTCAGGGCATGCAGCTCTGGTTCTTACATTCTTAAGCTTGTACAGTTCTTTCTGAAGCTTGCAATGATTTGCTTCTTTGTAGTATTTATGAAAGTAAGTATGTATTGTATCAATACTGCAAGCAGAAGGTAGTTTGCTTTCAAAAACTTCTGAGGAGGTTAACACCGTGTTCCTCTTcaaataaaaagatttctttttttttttttttattcagctcAGGGGCTCCATCTCCAGGATTAATGTTTGGCAGAAAGGCATAGCATGAGGAGAAATGACTTATTTCATTTCACATCCCAATTGTAGAGATAAGTCACTTCTTCAGGAGGCAGCCTAAAGTTTAAGGAATATATTAGAAGCATTTTCAAGTGCTTTTATGGTGTGTTTCAAAAGTTATTACTTAACAATGTGGAGATGAACTGATAGTGAGTGGGAAGAAGTTTGTTCTGTAGCAGAAGGAATGCTGCatcactttttttatttttttctactttcagtGGATAATGGATGTGATCTTATGTAATGGATTAGGAATTTACTGTGGGATGAAGACTctttcttggctttctttgaaaacatacaAATGGCAAGGACTTTGGAACATTCCTACATACAAGTAGGTTGGCATAGAAAGCAAGTCTGCACACAGTAGCAGTGTGCAAAGTCTGGGGCTCTGTGTTAAGACCTTGATTATGAATAGGTTATTCTGTTAAAGTGAATTAAAGAATCCACTAATGTGGTACAGCATGGAAGCTTATGAATGATAAGGCTATCTAACTTGCAGAtgacattattaaaaataaacgtGTTTGTCATGAGCACTGCCTGATATCTAGGAATGAGGACATCTTGTAGGCATGAGgttataaaatgaaattgtaacTGAAGGGGCAAGAAATCAAATCAGGATCAGTCTCTTATTTGTAGCAGGGATCCTCATGCAAATAATGCCTTCCTAGTAATTGTAATTTCATACTAATTGGGCCACTTAAACTAATAACTGTAAATCCCACATATTCTTCTGCCAGTGGTGAGTTATCTTTCTGTAGCGTGTTCTTGCTCAGCGAAGCAGAATAGAGGAACTGCTTAATACAGTGGATGTGGTGTATTAAAACTTAAAATGATAGCACAGTAGCAGGCTTTtcctggaaagaaaaccaagtcAAAGTCAAAATAATCTCAGTAAGCATTATTTTTATGCAGTAAAATGAGATGTTTTACATACGTGAATCAGtgtcagaaatggaaatgatggTAGATGTCTCTAATCTGCCATTTCTTAAAATTCTAACAGTGTGTTGTCTTTCTTTCAGAGGTAAAATGAAGAGAATTGTCTTCCAGTTCACCCCATATAGCTGGGTCAAATTTGAGTGGAAGCCAGCATCCAGCTTACGGAGATGGCTAGCAGTTTGTGGCATTATCTTTGTAGTAAGCAAACTTCTCTGTCTTGTCTTCTCTGTCATCTGATTTAATACTTAGTAATCTTTGAGCAACTACATAGGGTAACTTAGGCTGACACTCTGGCATGGTGATGTTTCTTTACTTGAGCAGATGACTTCTGAATCCTGCAGAAAAGTTTCCACATCTCTGGTACCATCTACAGATTcattgcataaatattttttcttgctgtgcaaCGCTGATTAGCAATATGAACAATTTAAACTGCTATTTATACACAATTCAGTGAGTAACATCTACCAAAAATGTTGCCTTTGGatgaaatggcttttttttccctctctgtgtTAAACAGATAGAATACCACATTACAGCTGGAGATAAATGTGACCAAAGCCTCAGTCTGCTGTATGTTATCTGGACATATGCCTCCTgatgtgtgcattttttttacatttttattcagACTGAAATTTTAGTTGATTTAGCCATCTAAGGGCTATACTGTGGGAATGCATCGTCTTGATTTCCTAAGATCAATTTCATGATTGCAGGTATCATATGTGGCACGGGTGTGGGGGGTAAGCTTAGCATTTTAAGATGCTTTTCTTCCACTCTTGCCTCTTGTCAGTTGGAGCCTTTGGCCTCTGTGGTATCCATGAGATGGTACATGACCCAGTTTTGAGCAACTTGGATTTATGTCAGTTCAGTGACTGGGAAATTTAACTTgaagacagaaacaaataatAACCACGgaaaaatttgatgcttttaGTGATTCCATATACGATGAACATTCACTACAATGGGCTTCTGTATTAATACTGTGGTACTGGATATaattggtttgtgtttttttttttaaagagttaaCTAGAACAACCTACTTGATCATcttgaaatatatgaaatatgaaTTCTGGTGGTGGCTTATTCGAGTGTCTGTTCACTGAGGTTCCTTGTTAAGGTTTGCTGAGTGAGCCACATCAGTCAGCTTGTAAGGCACCACCGCCTCTCCTTCATCTCGCACTAATGTCAGATTGCTGATCTGAGTGCTTCAGGAGCTGTACACTGACTGTAACTAAGCAAGCAACATaaagcagtgccagcaggaaGCGTTAGTCAGTTTGCAGACTTGGCCAGGTGAATGCAAGTTTAAATGACACATTTTATGCTACATAAAACATTTGCCGAGTTCACGTAATGCAACAGGCTTGTTGAGATTCCTGTACTTTATGGAATAAATGACATATATATATGCCTGTATAGAAAGTACGTGTTTCCTTCAGTGATTCCTTTGTGCATACTCCAACTATTTGCAGACTgaagaaatcacatttttagGTGCAGGAGTAGGTTCTGTTGCTGAGAGGTTCCCCTGAGTTTATATTAGTCTTTTGGATAGTATTTCTTTTAGCAAAGCATAGCTTCAGCTGACTTCCAGTTTATGGACAGCTTCATGTATTTGCATGTACCTCTCTGTTAAGCAACACTTAAGGCcttttattattgtttcttttgaaatggGAAGCCATTGTCTACTTGCTCATTTAATCACGTTGTCAGAGCAGCTCACTTAAGAATGTTTTGCTATTAACGTGCTCCAAAGTTGGCTTTGGCAGTGGTGTTGCTATAACTGTGTTTAACAATGTGAAGCAAACATACAGAAGCACCACCTAGGATGCTTTGCTTATGCCtcttgatttgctttttttttgttttgttccctaaGTCAGATTTTAAATGATAGTGAAAGGACAAGTTTTTGCTTCTAGGGTTTGTTGCGAGTTGTTTTAGAAGTACTTCAAATTCCTGATAAACTTGTTCAAATCTAGAAGCAATGCTTGGCAAGGTTTCTGTTGCATCCTCTGCCCTGCGCAAGTGCATACGTTTTACTACCTCTTCctacacatttaaaaaacaaaaaatgaaaattaaaaaacaaccacaaagcAACAACTGTTCTTGATCACTGTTGCAGCTGATGATAGTGGGCTCAGTGATACCAAGTAAGATATTGTGGAGTTAGTGAGATAGTTGGGGCAGGGAGATTCCAGGCTTTGTTCAGTGAAATCTTCTACATGTAATTAAAATGTACTTTCTCTCAGTTTTTATTGGCAGAGCTGAACACATTTTACTTGAAGTTTGTGCTTTGGATGCCACCAGAACACTACTTGGTCCTGTTACGGCTTGTCTTTTTTGTCAATGTGGGAGGTGTGGCTATGAGGGAGATCTACGACTTCATGGATGACCCGTAAGCCAGTCCTCTTGTGTATATACCGTGTCAATCTTcacttgctttattttgaatttgCACTGGTTTGCTCCAGCTTGTTGGCATCCATCACAGCTTGTCAAGAACAAAAAGATCCAACCTCACAGcatcttctttgttttcttttggtttggAGGTAAAGTTCTGAACGCATCTGGTTAGAGAAGAGCTGTTATTAAGGGCATTTCGTGTGCACTGTTTTTAACATCTGCTTTTTGTAAGTTATTGCTCTTTTGAGACAGTGATGTGTAAATTAGCTGGAGTGCCACTGGCTTGTGGGTGGAGGAGTACTGAACTCCATATTCAGATTGATAGCCAGGAACTATAGTCCTTAGTAGTACCTTCTAAGGACAACAGGGCCTAAACTCAGAATCTGTTTCTTagagtttcttcttttcttgagCTATCTTCCAGCTAGTTCCTGGTCCCCTGGAGCTTTCATGGCACCCTCTTGCAGACTAGTAGACCTTTTAGCAAAGAATTTTGCACCCATACACAACAGTGCACGTACTTTCAGGCTGTTCCTACTTAAACATCGTATTTgtccttgctgcttttttctgcaGACCATATAAGACCAGAGAATGCTTTGTTctcaaaatcacattttcttttaagtttcaGTAGTGATGTCACAGATTGCCTGAGCCCATATCTTAAGTCTAAGACAACATCTGGCTTCAAGAAGTGTTCATTATCTGTCACTGACCAACACAAAAAGTGTCTGTGTTCAGAATTTAGGGTTCCAACATTCTCTGAAGATCAGTTTCCATTGCAAGGCTTTGACTCCTAGAACTGGAAAGAAGGGTCAACTCACATTGCTTAGGTGGATTTCGGGACATTCAGCAGTGGCAGGCTGCTCCCCTGCCTTTGGTGTTGGACCTACTGGTTTGGGACGTGCCTCCATCTCAAAGGTAAGAAGAAATCTCTGCCTCTCATTGGTGAGCTCCTTTCCTTAGAAACACTCCCCCATCTTCTGGTCCTtgtgtttgggttggaaaaaaacagctcctTTGCCCTGTATTCGACCACATGGCATGGCATTGAAATATAGGAGAATCATCAGTCACCAGTGCCTCATTGCTGATTCAGTTTGTTGCCATTCTCTCAATGAGCTGGAGAAATTCATCAAGCAAGCAGAGACTCTCATCCTGAAGTGCATGTCTTCATCATTGCCACCACcagtgttctgtttctcttggtGGGTAAGGTGATTAACTTCCTCTCTTCTGAGGTTCACGGCTCTGCTTGATGCACCACAGACCTGACCTCACCAAACTGTTCATGAAACATGGCAGAACCTCACATATGATCTTACGTAGTACCtgctctgcaaatattttttgcaaCTGGACTTTGATTCTTTTGTGTGTTTCATGTTGCCTAAGCAGAGATGATCTTGCCTCCATTTTACCAACTTAACTGAGCCAAGAACTCAGTGAAGTTGCGTGATGGATTCTTGCTGTTGTGTTGTAGGAAGAAACTGCTGGGGAGGAACGGGCTGTACTGGAA is a genomic window containing:
- the PTDSS2 gene encoding phosphatidylserine synthase 2 isoform X2, which gives rise to MENGRAHTLTVLFILTCALGYVTLLEETPQDTAYNTKRGIVASILVFLCFGVTQAKDGPFSRPHPAYWRFWLCVSVVYELFLIFILFQTVQDGRQFMKYIDPHLGVPLPERDYGGNCLIYDPGNESDPFHNIWDKLDGFVPAHFFGWYLKTLMIRDWWMCMIISVMFEFLEYSLEHQLPNFSECWWDHWIMDVILCNGLGIYCGMKTLSWLSLKTYKWQGLWNIPTYKGKMKRIVFQFTPYSWVKFEWKPASSLRRWLAVCGIIFVFLLAELNTFYLKFVLWMPPEHYLVLLRLVFFVNVGGVAMREIYDFMDDPKFHKKLGQQAWLVAAITATEFLIVVKYDPYTLTLSLPFYITQCWILGIILVLTWTAWRFFIRDITLRYKEIRRQKQEHKYEKDKCLSNGDGHSSILDEQNGSKLRERRL